A genomic segment from Nicotiana tabacum cultivar K326 chromosome 7, ASM71507v2, whole genome shotgun sequence encodes:
- the LOC107765327 gene encoding ATP-dependent DNA helicase Q-like 4A isoform X1, producing MRTVNSAGGSMSKDKLPKVNWTQHATAHENFSCQDKFLTSNFLFSLPTQKPCVREQMNARSMACQVRSVTKLETEKAWKLLNSLKLSSKSYTRPGKTLPLTKENKTFSQHSHNTHVPRASDVNYASARCTPLHQGVDENSEYSDTTRYAGNRFPSHSSGVAETGNVVNRQNGADTSVGNNSHSRGIGGISSNHAIGVSKTRESDSTYADGTEEDDILQNIDIDQIVEHYQTNCTPQPSVSRCPPITPVTDSKCLAGSGETNLPPELSLNCNHGLKLGLCPEALDHLQEMKDRLINISNDLLDNVSELSLEQVEMLRQERSQLKLQIQHLEKFLQTASGNEERRMSQFSASTQTSAFQYETPRAVPSRIDPIRLDAQFHGYNESGGFGNWNSSSLSFDVTGGYGLSTAPVEREPYIPKYLDVKYTEGSNDKKWSSRDFPWTKKLEADNKKVFGNPSFRPNQREVINATMSGYDVFVLMPTGGGKSLTYQLPALICPGITLVISPLVSLIQDQIMHLLQVNIPAAYLSSNMEWTEQQEILRELNSDVCKYKFLYVTPEKVAKSDVLLRHLESLHTRESLARIVIDEAHCVSQWGHDFRPDYQGLGILKQKFPTVPVLALTATATMSVKEDVVQALGLANCIIFRQSFNRPNLRYSVIPKTKKCLEDIDNFIKKFHFDQCGIIYCLSRMDCERVAEKLQEYGHKAAFYHGSMEGAQRANIQKQWSKDEINIICATVAFGMGINKPDVRFVIHHSLPKSIEGYHQECGRAGRDGLPSSCVLYYSYSDYIRVKHMISQGTVDQNSFGSGYGRSNVAASGRILETNVENLLRMVSYCENDVDCRRLLQLIHFGEKFESTNCRKTCDNCSKIQKCIEKDVTEVAKQLVELVKMTGQKFSSAHVLEVYRGSLSQYVKKHRHESLRLHGAGKHLAKGEASRVLRHLVTEDILVEDVKKSDLYGSVSSVLKVNESKAYNLFSGAQTMRLRLPSSVTQSKLGKFEATPAKGSLTSGKQSPPRTDPSAVPQSPVDTNLSAKLYTALRRLRTLLVKEAGDGVMAYHIFGDATMQQISIKVPRTTDELLDINGIGKVKITKYGDRVLETIEATINEHYKSAKTNSSGNDNTDSGKKRRNSINVQNANSKDEEDFTGSTGRSKKRVLKKQNKNPEVIDYRDLGYFDECMDGDIDFDESMMP from the exons TTAGAAGTGTAACAAAATTGGAAACTGAAAAG GCTTGGAAGCTTCTAAACAGCCTTAAGTTGTCTTCCAAGAGTTATACAAGACCAGGGAAAACCCTACCATTAACTAAAGAAAACAAGACCTTTTCACAGCACTCTCATAACACACATGTTCCACGCGCATCTGATGTCAACTATGCTTCTGCTAGATGCACGCCACTGCATCAAGGTGTTGATGAAAATAGCGAATATAGTGACACAACAAGGTATGCAGGAAATCGTTTTCCATCACATTCAAGTGGTGTGGCAGAAACTGGGAATGTTGTGAACAGGCAGAATGGCGCAGACACTTCAGTGGGTAATAATTCTCATTCTCGAGGAATAGGGGGAATATCCAGCAATCATGCAATTGGTGTAAGCAAGACAAGGGAGTCTGATAGCACATATGCTGATGGAACTGAAGAAGATGACATTCTTCAG AATATAGATATCGACCAAATAGTAGAACACTATCAGACCAATTGCACGCCGCAGCCTTCTGTCTCAAGATGTCCGCCAATTACTCCAGTTACAGATTCCAAATGTTTGGCTGGATCTGGGGAGACAAATTTGCCACCGGAATTGTCCTTAAACTGCAATCATGGGTTGAAG CTAGGGCTTTGTCCAGAAGCATTGGATCATTTACAAGAAATGAAGGATAGGCTAATTAACATTTCAAATGATCTTCTTGACAATGTTTCAGAACTGAGTTTAGAGCAGGTTGAAATGCTTCGCCAAGAACG GTCACAGCTGAAGCTGCAAATTCAGCACCTTGAAAAGTTTCTTCAAACTGCATCAGGCAACGAGGAAAGAAGGATGTCACAGTTTTCTGCTTCCACACAGACTTCCGCCTTTCAGTATGAAACACCTCGTGCAGTGCCTTCCAGGATTGATCCTATAAGACTTGACGCACAGTTTCATGGATATAATGAGTCCGGTGGCTTTGGCAACTGGAATTCCTCATCACTTTCGTTTGATGTGACTGGTGGATAtggtctttcaacagctccagtGGAGAGAGAACCCTACATCCCAAAGTATCTTGACGTTAAGTATACTGAAGGTTCAAATGACAAGAAGTGGAGTAGCCGAGATTTCCCCTGGACAAAGAAGCTTGAG GCCGATAACAAAAAAGTATTTGGCAATCCCTCTTTTCGTCCTAATCAAAGAGAGGTGATAAATGCAACAATGAGTGGATATGATGTATTTGTTTTAATGCCCACAGGAGGAGGCAAGAGTCTGACATATCAG CTTCCTGCTCTCATTTGTCCTGGGATTACTCTGGTCATTTCACCTCTTGTTTCGCTCATCCAAGATCAGATAATGCATCTGCTGCAG GTTAATATACCTGCTGCTTATCTTAGTTCCAATATGGAGTGGACTGAGCAACAGGAGATACTTAGAGAGCTCAATTCAGATGTTTGCAAGTACAAATTTTTATATGTTACCCCGGAGAAAGTTGCCAA AAGTGATGTTCTGTTGAGACACTTGGAAAGTCTACATACTCGTGAATCACTTGCTAGAATTGTTATTGATGAAGCACATTGTGTGAGCCAATGGGGACATGATTTCAGGCCTGATTATCAG GGTCTAGGTATCCTGAAGCAAAAGTTCCCAACTGTGCCTGTTCTGGCCTTGACTGCTACTGCCACAATGAGTGTCAAGGAAGATGTTGTTCAGGCCCTTGGTCTTGCCAACTGCATTATTTTCCGACAAAGCTTTAATCGTCCAAATTTAAG ATATTCCGTTATCCCAAAGACAAAGAAGTGCTTGGAAGACATTGACAACTTTATAAAGAAATTTCATTTTGATCAATGCGGGATAATTTATTGTCTTTCTAGAATGGATTGTGAGAGAGTAGCAGAAAAGCTGCAG GAATACGGACATAAAGCAGCATTTTATCATGGCAGCATGGAGGGTGCTCAGCGAGCTAACATCCAGAAGCAGTGGAGCAAAGATGAGATCAATATTATATGTGCAACTGTTGCATTTGGAATGG GTATCAACAAGCCAGATGTTCGTTTTGTCATTCATCATTCTTTGCCAAAATCTATTGAAGGGTACCATCAG GAGTGTGGTCGTGCTGGTAGAGACGGTCTTCCTTCCTCTTGTGTTTTGTACTACAGTTACAGTGATTAT ATACGAGTCAAGCATATGATAAGTCAAGGCACCGTAGATCAAAATTCCTTTGGATCTGGATATGGTCGCTCAAATGTGGCAGCTTCAGGGAGGATCCTTGAGACAAACGTGGAAAATCTTCTAAGAATG GTCAGTTACTGTGAGAATGATGTTGATTGTCGTCGTCtccttcaacttattcacttcgGAGAGAAATTTGAATCTACCAACTGCAGAAAAACATGTGATAATTGTTCCAAGATTCAGAAATGTATTGAGAAAGATGTCACTGAAGTTGCAAAGCAATTA GTTGAATTGGTGAAGATGACAGGACAGAAGTTCTCATCAGCCCATGTTTTGGAAGTCTACAGGGGCTCCTTGAGTCAATAT GTGAAGAAACACAGACATGAGTCCTTGCGTCTGCATGGAGCTGGAAAACATCTAGCCAAGGGTGAAGCATCCCGCGTGCTACGTCATCTTGTTACTGAAGATATTCTTGTGGAGGATGTTAAAAAGAGTGACCTATATGGATCTGTATCATCGGTCCTAAAG GTGAATGAATCAAAAGCCTACAATCTATTTTCTGGTGCTCAGACTATGAGATTAAG GCTCCCTTCATCTGTGACTCAATCTAAGCTGGGTAAATTTGAAGCCACTCCAGCAAAAGGTTCACTAACATCTGGAAAGCAGAGTCCTCCCAGGACAGACCCTTCTGCTGTACCTCAATCTCCTGTTGATACG aACCTTTCAGCGAAACTGTATACAGCTCTACGGAGACTTCGTACTCTTCTAGTTAAAGAAGCTGGAGACGGTGTCATGGCTTACCATATATTTGG AGATGCTACCATGCAGCAGATTAGCATTAAAGTACCAAGAACTACGGATGAGCTACTCGACATCAATGGCATTGGCAA GGTAAAAATCACCAAGTACGGGGATAGGGTGCTAGAAACCATTGAAGCTACCATCAACGAGCACTACAAGTCAGCTAAGACCAATAGCAGCGGCAATGACAATACAGATTCAGGTAAGAAGAGGAGAAATTCCATCAATGTACAAAATGCGAactccaaagatgaagaggaTTTCACTGGAAGCACTGGACGTTCTAAGAAAAGGGTGTTGAAGAAGCAGAACAAAAATCCAGAGGTTATCGACTATAGGGACCTCGGGTATTTTGATGAATGTATGGATGGTGACATCGATTTCGATGAGAGTATGATGCCATAG
- the LOC107765327 gene encoding ATP-dependent DNA helicase Q-like 4A isoform X2 gives MSKDKLPKVNWTQHATAHENFSCQDKFLTSNFLFSLPTQKPCVREQMNARSMACQVRSVTKLETEKAWKLLNSLKLSSKSYTRPGKTLPLTKENKTFSQHSHNTHVPRASDVNYASARCTPLHQGVDENSEYSDTTRYAGNRFPSHSSGVAETGNVVNRQNGADTSVGNNSHSRGIGGISSNHAIGVSKTRESDSTYADGTEEDDILQNIDIDQIVEHYQTNCTPQPSVSRCPPITPVTDSKCLAGSGETNLPPELSLNCNHGLKLGLCPEALDHLQEMKDRLINISNDLLDNVSELSLEQVEMLRQERSQLKLQIQHLEKFLQTASGNEERRMSQFSASTQTSAFQYETPRAVPSRIDPIRLDAQFHGYNESGGFGNWNSSSLSFDVTGGYGLSTAPVEREPYIPKYLDVKYTEGSNDKKWSSRDFPWTKKLEADNKKVFGNPSFRPNQREVINATMSGYDVFVLMPTGGGKSLTYQLPALICPGITLVISPLVSLIQDQIMHLLQVNIPAAYLSSNMEWTEQQEILRELNSDVCKYKFLYVTPEKVAKSDVLLRHLESLHTRESLARIVIDEAHCVSQWGHDFRPDYQGLGILKQKFPTVPVLALTATATMSVKEDVVQALGLANCIIFRQSFNRPNLRYSVIPKTKKCLEDIDNFIKKFHFDQCGIIYCLSRMDCERVAEKLQEYGHKAAFYHGSMEGAQRANIQKQWSKDEINIICATVAFGMGINKPDVRFVIHHSLPKSIEGYHQECGRAGRDGLPSSCVLYYSYSDYIRVKHMISQGTVDQNSFGSGYGRSNVAASGRILETNVENLLRMVSYCENDVDCRRLLQLIHFGEKFESTNCRKTCDNCSKIQKCIEKDVTEVAKQLVELVKMTGQKFSSAHVLEVYRGSLSQYVKKHRHESLRLHGAGKHLAKGEASRVLRHLVTEDILVEDVKKSDLYGSVSSVLKVNESKAYNLFSGAQTMRLRLPSSVTQSKLGKFEATPAKGSLTSGKQSPPRTDPSAVPQSPVDTNLSAKLYTALRRLRTLLVKEAGDGVMAYHIFGDATMQQISIKVPRTTDELLDINGIGKVKITKYGDRVLETIEATINEHYKSAKTNSSGNDNTDSGKKRRNSINVQNANSKDEEDFTGSTGRSKKRVLKKQNKNPEVIDYRDLGYFDECMDGDIDFDESMMP, from the exons TTAGAAGTGTAACAAAATTGGAAACTGAAAAG GCTTGGAAGCTTCTAAACAGCCTTAAGTTGTCTTCCAAGAGTTATACAAGACCAGGGAAAACCCTACCATTAACTAAAGAAAACAAGACCTTTTCACAGCACTCTCATAACACACATGTTCCACGCGCATCTGATGTCAACTATGCTTCTGCTAGATGCACGCCACTGCATCAAGGTGTTGATGAAAATAGCGAATATAGTGACACAACAAGGTATGCAGGAAATCGTTTTCCATCACATTCAAGTGGTGTGGCAGAAACTGGGAATGTTGTGAACAGGCAGAATGGCGCAGACACTTCAGTGGGTAATAATTCTCATTCTCGAGGAATAGGGGGAATATCCAGCAATCATGCAATTGGTGTAAGCAAGACAAGGGAGTCTGATAGCACATATGCTGATGGAACTGAAGAAGATGACATTCTTCAG AATATAGATATCGACCAAATAGTAGAACACTATCAGACCAATTGCACGCCGCAGCCTTCTGTCTCAAGATGTCCGCCAATTACTCCAGTTACAGATTCCAAATGTTTGGCTGGATCTGGGGAGACAAATTTGCCACCGGAATTGTCCTTAAACTGCAATCATGGGTTGAAG CTAGGGCTTTGTCCAGAAGCATTGGATCATTTACAAGAAATGAAGGATAGGCTAATTAACATTTCAAATGATCTTCTTGACAATGTTTCAGAACTGAGTTTAGAGCAGGTTGAAATGCTTCGCCAAGAACG GTCACAGCTGAAGCTGCAAATTCAGCACCTTGAAAAGTTTCTTCAAACTGCATCAGGCAACGAGGAAAGAAGGATGTCACAGTTTTCTGCTTCCACACAGACTTCCGCCTTTCAGTATGAAACACCTCGTGCAGTGCCTTCCAGGATTGATCCTATAAGACTTGACGCACAGTTTCATGGATATAATGAGTCCGGTGGCTTTGGCAACTGGAATTCCTCATCACTTTCGTTTGATGTGACTGGTGGATAtggtctttcaacagctccagtGGAGAGAGAACCCTACATCCCAAAGTATCTTGACGTTAAGTATACTGAAGGTTCAAATGACAAGAAGTGGAGTAGCCGAGATTTCCCCTGGACAAAGAAGCTTGAG GCCGATAACAAAAAAGTATTTGGCAATCCCTCTTTTCGTCCTAATCAAAGAGAGGTGATAAATGCAACAATGAGTGGATATGATGTATTTGTTTTAATGCCCACAGGAGGAGGCAAGAGTCTGACATATCAG CTTCCTGCTCTCATTTGTCCTGGGATTACTCTGGTCATTTCACCTCTTGTTTCGCTCATCCAAGATCAGATAATGCATCTGCTGCAG GTTAATATACCTGCTGCTTATCTTAGTTCCAATATGGAGTGGACTGAGCAACAGGAGATACTTAGAGAGCTCAATTCAGATGTTTGCAAGTACAAATTTTTATATGTTACCCCGGAGAAAGTTGCCAA AAGTGATGTTCTGTTGAGACACTTGGAAAGTCTACATACTCGTGAATCACTTGCTAGAATTGTTATTGATGAAGCACATTGTGTGAGCCAATGGGGACATGATTTCAGGCCTGATTATCAG GGTCTAGGTATCCTGAAGCAAAAGTTCCCAACTGTGCCTGTTCTGGCCTTGACTGCTACTGCCACAATGAGTGTCAAGGAAGATGTTGTTCAGGCCCTTGGTCTTGCCAACTGCATTATTTTCCGACAAAGCTTTAATCGTCCAAATTTAAG ATATTCCGTTATCCCAAAGACAAAGAAGTGCTTGGAAGACATTGACAACTTTATAAAGAAATTTCATTTTGATCAATGCGGGATAATTTATTGTCTTTCTAGAATGGATTGTGAGAGAGTAGCAGAAAAGCTGCAG GAATACGGACATAAAGCAGCATTTTATCATGGCAGCATGGAGGGTGCTCAGCGAGCTAACATCCAGAAGCAGTGGAGCAAAGATGAGATCAATATTATATGTGCAACTGTTGCATTTGGAATGG GTATCAACAAGCCAGATGTTCGTTTTGTCATTCATCATTCTTTGCCAAAATCTATTGAAGGGTACCATCAG GAGTGTGGTCGTGCTGGTAGAGACGGTCTTCCTTCCTCTTGTGTTTTGTACTACAGTTACAGTGATTAT ATACGAGTCAAGCATATGATAAGTCAAGGCACCGTAGATCAAAATTCCTTTGGATCTGGATATGGTCGCTCAAATGTGGCAGCTTCAGGGAGGATCCTTGAGACAAACGTGGAAAATCTTCTAAGAATG GTCAGTTACTGTGAGAATGATGTTGATTGTCGTCGTCtccttcaacttattcacttcgGAGAGAAATTTGAATCTACCAACTGCAGAAAAACATGTGATAATTGTTCCAAGATTCAGAAATGTATTGAGAAAGATGTCACTGAAGTTGCAAAGCAATTA GTTGAATTGGTGAAGATGACAGGACAGAAGTTCTCATCAGCCCATGTTTTGGAAGTCTACAGGGGCTCCTTGAGTCAATAT GTGAAGAAACACAGACATGAGTCCTTGCGTCTGCATGGAGCTGGAAAACATCTAGCCAAGGGTGAAGCATCCCGCGTGCTACGTCATCTTGTTACTGAAGATATTCTTGTGGAGGATGTTAAAAAGAGTGACCTATATGGATCTGTATCATCGGTCCTAAAG GTGAATGAATCAAAAGCCTACAATCTATTTTCTGGTGCTCAGACTATGAGATTAAG GCTCCCTTCATCTGTGACTCAATCTAAGCTGGGTAAATTTGAAGCCACTCCAGCAAAAGGTTCACTAACATCTGGAAAGCAGAGTCCTCCCAGGACAGACCCTTCTGCTGTACCTCAATCTCCTGTTGATACG aACCTTTCAGCGAAACTGTATACAGCTCTACGGAGACTTCGTACTCTTCTAGTTAAAGAAGCTGGAGACGGTGTCATGGCTTACCATATATTTGG AGATGCTACCATGCAGCAGATTAGCATTAAAGTACCAAGAACTACGGATGAGCTACTCGACATCAATGGCATTGGCAA GGTAAAAATCACCAAGTACGGGGATAGGGTGCTAGAAACCATTGAAGCTACCATCAACGAGCACTACAAGTCAGCTAAGACCAATAGCAGCGGCAATGACAATACAGATTCAGGTAAGAAGAGGAGAAATTCCATCAATGTACAAAATGCGAactccaaagatgaagaggaTTTCACTGGAAGCACTGGACGTTCTAAGAAAAGGGTGTTGAAGAAGCAGAACAAAAATCCAGAGGTTATCGACTATAGGGACCTCGGGTATTTTGATGAATGTATGGATGGTGACATCGATTTCGATGAGAGTATGATGCCATAG